Proteins found in one Coffea eugenioides isolate CCC68of chromosome 5, Ceug_1.0, whole genome shotgun sequence genomic segment:
- the LOC113770399 gene encoding auxin-responsive protein SAUR71-like, giving the protein MKNLIRRLSRVADSSQYCQLRSESGTTTTTSNCSSSSSSSFTRARKQRRGGAGVPEGHLPVYVGEEMERFVVSAELLNHPLFVNLLNQSAQEYGYHHRGVLRIPCHVFVFERVLEALRLSPHDYSHLQHLFNSFSDQDLL; this is encoded by the coding sequence ATGAAGAACCTTATAAGGAGACTATCACGAGTGGCGGATTCCTCCCAATATTGTCAACTGAGATCGGAATCCGGGACCACCACCACCACGTCTAATTGTTCATCATCATCGTCGTCGTCGTTTACGAGAGCAAGAAAGCAGCGGCGAGGTGGGGCCGGAGTGCCGGAGGGTCACTTGCCGGTGTACGTGGGAGAGGAAATGGAAAGGTTCGTGGTGAGCGCGGAGTTGTTGAACCACCCGCTATTCGTCAACCTCTTGAATCAATCGGCACAGGAGTACGGTTACCACCACAGAGGCGTGCTTCGTATTCCTTGCCATGTCTTCGTCTTCGAGCGAGTCCTCGAGGCTCTTCGTCTCTCCCCCCATGACTACTCCCACCTTCAACATCTTTTCAACTCTTTCTCCGATCAAGACCTTCTCTAG